From a single Sinorhizobium sp. RAC02 genomic region:
- a CDS encoding neutral zinc metallopeptidase, with the protein MEWKGRRQSSNIEDQRGAGPSAGGSNPFGRGNGGFRLPTGGGRRAGGGMSIGTIVLLVVVYFVLKMMGIDLLQVMGEGGGGQVSMPGFEQTETASKRTSPQEEETKAFMSTVLAETEDTWNGIFQSAGEKYEEPKMVLFSGSVQSACGFASAASGPFYCPGDRKVYLDMSFFDELANKFDAAGDFAQAYVVAHEVGHHVQNLTGVLPRFNQQRQRMSEVEANQMSIRVELQADCYAGIWGKYTQQKGLLETGDLDEALNAATQIGDDTLQKRMQGYVVPESFNHGTSDQRRRWFKRGFDTGRVDACDTFKGDV; encoded by the coding sequence ATGGAATGGAAAGGTCGTCGACAGTCGAGCAACATCGAGGACCAGCGCGGCGCCGGGCCTTCGGCGGGCGGAAGCAATCCGTTCGGTCGCGGCAATGGCGGGTTTCGCCTTCCGACGGGGGGTGGACGCCGCGCCGGCGGCGGCATGAGCATCGGCACGATCGTCCTCCTCGTCGTCGTCTACTTCGTCTTGAAGATGATGGGCATCGACCTGTTGCAGGTGATGGGCGAGGGCGGCGGCGGGCAGGTCAGCATGCCGGGCTTCGAGCAGACCGAAACTGCCAGCAAGAGAACGTCGCCGCAGGAGGAAGAAACCAAGGCCTTCATGTCGACGGTGCTGGCCGAGACGGAAGACACCTGGAACGGCATCTTCCAGTCGGCCGGCGAAAAGTATGAGGAGCCGAAGATGGTGCTCTTCTCGGGGTCCGTGCAGTCGGCCTGCGGCTTCGCCTCGGCGGCTTCCGGTCCGTTCTATTGCCCGGGCGACCGCAAGGTCTATCTCGATATGAGCTTCTTCGACGAACTTGCCAACAAGTTCGACGCGGCCGGCGATTTCGCCCAGGCCTATGTCGTCGCCCACGAGGTCGGCCATCACGTGCAGAACCTCACCGGCGTGCTGCCGCGCTTTAACCAGCAGCGTCAGCGCATGAGCGAGGTGGAAGCCAACCAGATGTCGATCCGCGTCGAACTCCAGGCCGATTGCTACGCCGGTATCTGGGGCAAGTACACGCAGCAGAAGGGATTGCTCGAGACCGGCGACCTGGACGAGGCGCTGAATGCCGCGACCCAGATCGGCGACGATACGTTGCAGAAGCGCATGCAGGGTTACGTCGTGCCGGAAAGCTTCAACCACGGCACCTCCGACCAGCGTCGCCGCTGGTTCAAGCGTGGCTTCGATACGGGCCGCGTCGATGCCTGCGACACGTTCAAGGGTGACGTGTAA
- the carA gene encoding glutamine-hydrolyzing carbamoyl-phosphate synthase small subunit, whose translation MTSTPAWTTEKPTALLVLADGTVIEGKGIGATGKVTAEVCFNTALTGYQEILTDPSYLGQIVTFTFPHIGNIGANDEDIEDLTPAARHGAVGTIFKADITEPSNYRATKHLDAWLKARGIIGLSGIDTRALTAWIRENGAPNAVIAHDPNGVFDIETLKAEAKAWSGLVGLDLAKVASSGQSSRWSEKPWVWNEGTEDLADADVKYHIVALDYGVKRNILRLFAGLGCKVTVMPATTSADEVLAQKPDGIFLSNGPGDPAATGEYAVPVIKTLIETDIPVFGICLGHQMLGLAVGATTEKMHQGHHGANHPVKDHTTGKVEIVSMNHGFAVASSSLPAGVEETHISLFDGSNCGLRLTGKPVFSVQHHPEASPGPQDSHYLFRRFINLVRAKKGEEAIPERA comes from the coding sequence ATGACCTCGACCCCCGCATGGACCACCGAAAAGCCGACCGCCCTTCTCGTCCTCGCCGACGGCACGGTGATCGAAGGCAAGGGCATCGGCGCCACCGGCAAGGTGACCGCGGAAGTCTGCTTCAACACGGCGCTGACCGGCTACCAGGAAATCCTGACCGACCCCTCCTATCTCGGCCAGATCGTAACCTTCACCTTCCCGCATATCGGCAATATCGGCGCCAATGACGAAGACATCGAAGACCTGACGCCTGCCGCGCGCCACGGCGCCGTCGGCACGATCTTCAAGGCCGACATCACCGAGCCGTCGAACTACCGCGCCACGAAGCACCTCGACGCCTGGCTGAAGGCGCGCGGCATCATCGGCCTTTCCGGCATCGACACGCGCGCGCTGACCGCGTGGATCCGCGAAAACGGCGCGCCGAACGCGGTGATCGCCCACGACCCGAACGGCGTCTTCGACATCGAGACGCTAAAGGCGGAAGCCAAAGCCTGGAGCGGCCTCGTCGGCCTCGACCTCGCCAAGGTCGCCTCCTCTGGCCAGTCCTCGCGCTGGAGCGAAAAGCCGTGGGTTTGGAACGAGGGCACCGAAGACCTCGCGGACGCCGACGTGAAGTATCACATCGTCGCGCTCGACTACGGCGTGAAGCGCAACATCCTGCGCCTCTTCGCCGGCCTCGGCTGCAAGGTCACCGTCATGCCGGCAACGACCAGCGCCGACGAGGTGCTCGCCCAGAAGCCGGACGGCATCTTCCTCTCCAACGGCCCGGGCGACCCGGCCGCCACCGGCGAATATGCCGTGCCGGTCATCAAGACGCTGATCGAAACGGACATCCCGGTCTTCGGCATCTGCCTCGGCCACCAGATGCTCGGCCTCGCTGTCGGCGCGACCACCGAAAAGATGCACCAGGGCCATCACGGCGCAAACCATCCGGTGAAGGACCACACGACCGGCAAGGTCGAGATCGTCTCAATGAACCACGGCTTCGCCGTCGCCTCGTCCTCGTTGCCCGCTGGCGTCGAAGAAACCCACATCTCGCTGTTCGACGGCTCGAACTGCGGCCTGCGCCTCACCGGCAAGCCGGTCTTCTCCGTCCAACACCACCCCGAAGCCTCCCCCGGCCCGCAGGACAGCCACTACCTCTTCCGCCGCTTCATCAACCTGGTGCGCGCGAAGAAGGGCGAAGAGGCCATTCCAGAGCGGGCGTAA
- a CDS encoding caspase family protein, which yields MKAMPATAAAGKAAALLFLFMALLAGAGPAQARKVALVIGNDRYQQLPVLERAVSDADAISATLRDDLKFDVVLTGFNLTRTQSVTKFGEFESQLRPGDTAFFFFSGHGVAPRDRNLLLPVDFPREATQDTAEDLSQAVDSLLARLRDKRVVGIFVLDACRDNPLPNVFKSAGYERGLAPVNAPQGTFVLLSAGAGQRALDRLRGEDNDRNSVFTRKLLPLLRTPGLSLSSLAKRVQIDVADLAQTQDHEQFPEYRDSIRGDIYMLPDNGTAARVELPGVTAKSADEERPVPETLPTADGSVTLDTPSADNTVKSGETVAALSGSNDSLIDEDVERLSTETAKNAAACDAFTIAAEKLANMKDFGDFDPYRLRKDVALDSCGALLKAMPDSATAQAQMALALYAARRNIEALPLFQKSAAQGIVLSMLATGKMYVAADDIPFDTGTSFSWLSKAAEAGSSEGAQLAQGVALMGDSVDFLQRRANVGDGYAMYVMARQYAEGRIIARDEKTAALWLVFAVRKGSKAARASLTEDSPSPWPKAVIAEAQKRLTFTGDYNGDADGTLNFRFQRAIKAITPKT from the coding sequence ATGAAAGCGATGCCGGCAACCGCGGCCGCCGGAAAGGCGGCCGCCCTCCTGTTCCTTTTTATGGCTCTTCTGGCAGGCGCAGGCCCGGCGCAGGCGCGAAAGGTGGCCCTCGTCATCGGCAACGACCGATATCAGCAACTTCCCGTCCTCGAACGGGCCGTCAGCGATGCAGACGCCATCAGTGCAACGCTGCGCGACGATCTGAAATTCGACGTCGTCCTGACCGGCTTCAACCTCACCCGCACACAATCGGTGACAAAGTTCGGTGAATTCGAAAGCCAGCTTCGCCCCGGCGACACGGCCTTCTTCTTCTTTTCCGGTCACGGCGTCGCTCCGCGGGACCGTAATCTCCTGCTTCCCGTGGACTTTCCCCGGGAAGCCACTCAGGACACGGCGGAGGATCTCTCTCAGGCGGTGGACAGCCTGCTGGCACGGCTTCGCGACAAGCGGGTGGTCGGCATCTTCGTGCTGGACGCCTGCCGCGACAATCCCCTTCCCAATGTCTTCAAATCAGCCGGCTACGAGCGCGGCCTGGCACCGGTGAACGCCCCTCAGGGCACCTTTGTTCTGCTGTCCGCCGGCGCGGGCCAGCGGGCACTCGACAGGCTGCGCGGCGAGGACAACGACCGCAACTCGGTCTTCACGCGCAAGCTGCTGCCGCTGCTGAGAACGCCGGGCCTGAGCCTGTCCAGCCTGGCAAAACGTGTGCAGATCGATGTCGCCGATCTCGCGCAAACGCAAGATCACGAGCAGTTTCCGGAATATCGCGACAGCATTCGCGGCGATATCTACATGCTGCCGGACAACGGGACAGCCGCCCGTGTCGAGCTACCCGGCGTGACGGCAAAAAGCGCCGATGAGGAGCGCCCCGTGCCGGAAACACTGCCGACAGCCGATGGCTCTGTCACGCTGGACACTCCTTCGGCCGACAACACCGTCAAGTCGGGCGAAACGGTTGCGGCGCTGTCCGGCTCCAACGACTCCCTCATAGACGAAGACGTCGAGCGGTTGAGCACGGAGACGGCCAAGAATGCCGCGGCCTGCGATGCCTTCACGATCGCGGCTGAAAAACTGGCCAATATGAAGGATTTTGGGGATTTCGATCCATACAGGCTGAGAAAAGACGTCGCGCTCGACAGCTGCGGAGCCTTGTTGAAAGCAATGCCGGATTCGGCAACCGCACAGGCGCAGATGGCGCTTGCCCTCTACGCGGCCCGACGCAACATCGAGGCGTTGCCGCTCTTCCAAAAATCTGCGGCCCAGGGGATCGTGCTTTCGATGCTTGCAACCGGCAAGATGTACGTCGCGGCTGACGACATCCCGTTCGACACGGGCACGTCATTCAGTTGGCTGTCGAAAGCGGCGGAAGCGGGCAGTTCGGAAGGGGCGCAGCTTGCGCAGGGCGTCGCGCTCATGGGCGATTCCGTAGACTTCCTTCAGCGACGCGCCAATGTTGGCGACGGCTACGCCATGTACGTCATGGCCCGGCAGTATGCCGAGGGGCGGATCATAGCCCGCGACGAAAAGACAGCGGCCCTATGGCTGGTCTTTGCCGTGCGGAAGGGCTCGAAAGCGGCACGCGCCAGCCTTACGGAAGACAGCCCCAGCCCCTGGCCAAAAGCGGTCATCGCCGAAGCGCAAAAGAGGCTGACGTTTACCGGCGACTATAATGGCGATGCCGATGGAACGCTGAACTTCCGTTTTCAGCGGGCGATCAAGGCCATCACGCCAAAGACGTGA
- a CDS encoding LysR family transcriptional regulator, whose amino-acid sequence MSAIPLADLDAFVAIARVKSFRAAAKLRGVSASALSEAMRRLEARLDLRLFNRTTRSVTLTDAGERLLERLVPALSEVEAAIDGVNSLRDRPVGRLRLNVPGIVARFVLPPIVTPFLKTYPGITLEVASNDALVDVLAAGFDAGIRYEEALHQDMIAVPIGPRRQRFVVAAAPSYLAEHGVPEHPRDLMQHRCILHRFASGRVLTWAFERGEERVSIMPPACLISESNEVEQHAAIAGLGIVCTFEEFLAPGLASGALQVVMPDWIQTFSGPFLYYPSRTLMPAPLRAFVDFVKANPWVE is encoded by the coding sequence ATGAGCGCCATTCCCCTTGCAGACCTCGATGCCTTCGTCGCGATCGCCCGTGTGAAGAGTTTTCGCGCGGCGGCGAAACTGCGCGGCGTCTCCGCCTCGGCACTCTCCGAAGCGATGCGGCGCCTGGAGGCGCGGCTTGACCTGCGCCTGTTTAACCGCACGACGCGCAGCGTGACGTTGACGGATGCCGGCGAGCGTCTGCTCGAACGGCTGGTGCCGGCGCTGTCAGAGGTCGAGGCGGCGATCGATGGCGTCAACAGCCTGCGGGATCGCCCGGTCGGCCGGTTGCGGCTCAACGTGCCGGGTATCGTCGCCCGCTTCGTGCTGCCGCCGATCGTCACGCCGTTCCTCAAGACCTATCCAGGCATCACGCTGGAAGTCGCCTCCAACGATGCGCTGGTGGATGTGCTGGCCGCCGGCTTCGACGCCGGCATCCGCTATGAGGAGGCGCTGCACCAGGACATGATCGCCGTGCCGATCGGCCCGCGCCGCCAGCGCTTCGTGGTGGCCGCCGCCCCGTCCTACCTTGCCGAACACGGCGTGCCGGAGCATCCGCGCGACCTGATGCAGCATCGCTGCATCCTGCACCGTTTTGCAAGCGGCCGCGTGCTGACCTGGGCGTTCGAGCGGGGGGAGGAGAGGGTGTCGATCATGCCGCCCGCCTGCCTGATTTCCGAATCGAACGAGGTGGAGCAGCATGCGGCCATCGCCGGCCTTGGCATCGTCTGCACCTTCGAGGAGTTTCTGGCGCCGGGACTTGCCTCCGGTGCGCTGCAGGTGGTGATGCCGGACTGGATCCAGACCTTTTCCGGTCCTTTCCTCTACTATCCGAGCCGCACTCTGATGCCGGCACCGCTGCGCGCCTTCGTGGATTTCGTGAAGGCCAATCCCTGGGTCGAATGA
- a CDS encoding TCR/Tet family MFS transporter — MIDARTTRRGLFIVFMIMFLDVIGIAIIMPVLPTYLRELTGDSLSEAAIDGGWLLLVYAGMQFLFAPFIGNLSDRFGRRPVLLACILTFAIDNLICALATSYWMLFVGRVLAGISGASFGTAAAYIADVSTDETRAKNFGLMGIAFGTGFALGPVIGGLLGEFGPRIPFYGAAALAFLNFVAACFLLPESLEPANRRRFEFSRANPLGALLQMRNYPGVLWIGLVFFCYWLAHSVYPSVWSFVAAFRYGWSEGQIGLSLGVFGIGGAIVMAFVLPRVVPRLGEYRTAVLGLSFSILGLAGYGAAWQGWMVYAVIACTALESLADPPLRSIASARVPPSAQGELQGALTSVSSFTTIIGPLIFTQVFSHFTGPQAPVVFAGAPYALAAVILLLGLAIFAVKLRGAGAGPTESLEPENA, encoded by the coding sequence ATGATCGATGCCAGGACCACCCGGCGCGGGCTCTTCATCGTCTTCATGATTATGTTCCTCGATGTGATCGGCATCGCCATCATCATGCCGGTTCTGCCGACGTATCTGCGCGAACTGACGGGTGACAGCCTCAGCGAGGCGGCGATCGACGGTGGATGGCTGTTGCTCGTCTATGCCGGCATGCAGTTCCTGTTCGCACCGTTCATCGGCAACCTGTCCGATCGCTTCGGCCGTCGGCCGGTGCTGCTCGCCTGCATTCTCACCTTCGCCATCGACAACCTCATCTGTGCGCTCGCGACGAGCTACTGGATGCTCTTCGTCGGCCGGGTGCTGGCGGGCATCAGTGGCGCAAGCTTCGGCACGGCGGCTGCCTACATCGCCGACGTCTCGACCGATGAAACCCGCGCGAAAAATTTCGGACTGATGGGCATTGCCTTCGGCACGGGCTTCGCACTCGGGCCGGTGATCGGCGGCCTGCTCGGCGAGTTCGGGCCGCGCATCCCGTTCTACGGCGCGGCAGCGCTCGCCTTCCTCAATTTCGTTGCGGCTTGTTTTCTGCTGCCGGAGAGCCTGGAGCCCGCCAACCGTCGCCGCTTCGAGTTCTCCCGTGCCAATCCGCTCGGCGCGCTGCTCCAGATGCGCAACTATCCCGGCGTGCTGTGGATCGGCCTCGTCTTCTTCTGTTATTGGCTGGCGCATTCCGTCTATCCCTCGGTCTGGTCGTTCGTCGCGGCGTTCCGCTACGGCTGGAGCGAAGGGCAGATCGGGTTGTCCCTTGGCGTTTTCGGCATCGGTGGTGCCATCGTCATGGCGTTCGTGCTGCCGCGCGTCGTTCCGAGGCTCGGCGAATATCGCACGGCGGTGCTCGGCCTTTCCTTCTCCATTCTGGGGCTTGCCGGCTACGGTGCGGCCTGGCAGGGCTGGATGGTCTATGCCGTGATCGCGTGCACGGCGCTGGAAAGCCTGGCCGATCCACCATTGCGCTCCATCGCCTCGGCCCGCGTGCCGCCATCGGCCCAGGGCGAGTTGCAGGGCGCACTCACCAGCGTTTCAAGCTTCACCACGATCATCGGGCCGCTGATCTTCACGCAGGTGTTCAGCCACTTCACCGGGCCGCAAGCGCCGGTGGTCTTCGCCGGCGCGCCTTATGCGCTGGCCGCGGTGATCCTGCTTCTCGGTCTCGCGATCTTCGCGGTGAAGCTGCGCGGCGCCGGCGCCGGCCCGACGGAGAGTTTGGAGCCGGAAAACGCCTGA
- a CDS encoding LytTR family DNA-binding domain-containing protein: MERPFLQSALRELQVFLRSPRFWATFGAVVLIFWVTGPYGTAERLATVPRLGFWLVLHAVAWSIAVTALVLVNTLLLHRVPSLAGRIALGTLVAGVPVGLATEAISLATFGGAVTVSSLAESIASGLLLSALFCGLTYMTMGSKAVETLAPAPAPATEDRAEVALLRRLKPENRGKILHMTVADHYTEVTTSRGRELILLRFSDALKELGDTPGLQVHRSHFVADSHVERLLRAEGRLAVLMKDGQEIPVSRSRTEAVRGRWG, translated from the coding sequence GTGGAACGCCCCTTCCTGCAATCCGCGCTTCGTGAACTGCAGGTCTTTCTGCGCTCGCCGCGGTTCTGGGCAACGTTTGGCGCTGTCGTGCTGATCTTCTGGGTGACCGGCCCCTATGGCACCGCCGAGCGGTTGGCGACGGTGCCGCGCCTTGGCTTCTGGCTTGTGCTGCACGCCGTCGCCTGGAGCATTGCGGTCACCGCCCTCGTGCTCGTGAACACGCTTCTGCTGCACCGCGTTCCAAGCCTTGCCGGCCGCATCGCGCTCGGCACGCTCGTTGCAGGGGTGCCGGTGGGATTGGCGACGGAGGCGATCAGCCTTGCGACCTTCGGCGGCGCGGTGACGGTTTCGAGCCTTGCCGAAAGCATAGCCAGCGGCCTCCTCCTCTCTGCCCTCTTCTGCGGCCTGACCTATATGACGATGGGCAGCAAGGCGGTCGAAACGCTTGCCCCGGCCCCTGCGCCGGCGACGGAAGACCGGGCGGAGGTCGCCCTGCTACGCCGCCTGAAACCGGAGAACCGCGGGAAAATCCTTCACATGACCGTCGCCGACCACTACACGGAGGTCACGACGAGCCGCGGGCGTGAGCTGATCCTGCTCCGCTTTTCCGATGCCCTGAAAGAACTTGGCGACACGCCGGGGCTGCAGGTGCACCGCTCGCATTTCGTCGCCGACAGCCATGTGGAAAGATTACTGCGCGCCGAAGGCCGGCTGGCGGTCCTTATGAAGGACGGGCAGGAAATTCCGGTCAGCCGCAGTCGCACCGAGGCGGTGCGCGGCCGCTGGGGTTAG
- a CDS encoding dihydrofolate reductase family protein yields MRKIIVGAFISLDGVMQAPGGPEEDPIGGFEFGGWVAPLFDEKMGAFIGELFSRPFDLLLGRKTYDIFAAHWPYAAKDDPIGPLFDRINKYVATRNPAFKTTWQNSHVLGADAIAAVKALKSEDGPDLLTQGSTEFLKALFENDLVDEIHVSVFPVILGKGKRLFGDASFPRALTLIESRTSDSGVVMNKYARAGDVATGSFEFETPTAAELERRRNLT; encoded by the coding sequence ATGAGAAAGATCATTGTCGGCGCCTTCATCAGCCTTGACGGCGTCATGCAGGCACCGGGCGGCCCGGAGGAAGACCCGATCGGCGGCTTCGAATTCGGCGGCTGGGTCGCCCCGCTCTTTGACGAAAAGATGGGGGCTTTCATCGGCGAACTCTTTTCGCGGCCGTTCGACTTGCTGCTCGGCCGCAAGACCTACGACATCTTCGCCGCCCACTGGCCCTATGCGGCGAAGGACGACCCGATCGGCCCGCTCTTCGACCGCATCAACAAATATGTCGCGACCCGCAATCCGGCCTTCAAGACCACCTGGCAGAACAGCCATGTCCTCGGCGCCGATGCGATTGCCGCTGTGAAGGCGCTGAAGAGCGAGGACGGACCGGACCTCCTGACGCAGGGCTCCACGGAGTTCCTCAAGGCACTTTTCGAAAACGACCTCGTCGACGAGATCCACGTCTCCGTCTTCCCGGTCATTCTGGGCAAGGGCAAGCGGCTGTTCGGTGACGCGTCCTTCCCGCGCGCACTGACGCTGATCGAATCGCGTACCAGCGATTCCGGTGTCGTCATGAACAAATATGCCCGCGCCGGCGACGTCGCCACCGGCTCCTTCGAATTCGAGACGCCAACTGCGGCGGAACTGGAACGCCGCCGCAACCTGACATGA
- a CDS encoding MATE family efflux transporter: MHIAMHREDNSWGAHFKATFTLGVPLIGAQLAQLGIHTTDVVILGRLGAAHLAAIVLSSQFFFTIFILGSGFANAVMPMVAQAYGRGDTVSVRRSVRMGMWVVLIYSVLMIPLFYSAENILLYAGQKPEVAALAGSYLKIAQWGIGPALLFMTLRGLVSAHGRAGIVLYVTITILTINAVLAYGLVLGHFGLPALGMDGAAIASVVVNVLSFLLITAYIQSRADMRRYELFVRFWRPDWQAFREVLHLGLPIGLTMLAEVSLFTGASLLMGNIGTLELAAHGIALQLASVAFMIPLGLAQAGTVRVGVAHGRGDHLGIVRAAWAVLIVAAIIAVGGGVLFAAIPTTLASIFLDKAGKDSAAVLAIAGPFVVIAGVFQLVDGLQAIAAGLLRGLKDTRIPMILALISYWPIGFLAAWFFAFPAGFGGIGVWFGFLAGLAAASVLLNWRFYRLVRQTS, encoded by the coding sequence ATGCACATCGCAATGCATCGCGAGGACAACAGCTGGGGCGCCCATTTCAAGGCGACCTTCACCCTCGGCGTGCCGCTGATCGGCGCGCAGCTCGCCCAGCTCGGCATTCATACGACGGACGTGGTCATCCTCGGACGGCTGGGTGCTGCGCATCTGGCGGCGATCGTGCTGTCGAGCCAGTTCTTCTTCACCATCTTCATCCTCGGCTCGGGCTTCGCCAATGCCGTCATGCCCATGGTGGCACAGGCCTATGGCCGCGGCGACACCGTTTCCGTGCGCCGCTCCGTGCGCATGGGCATGTGGGTGGTGCTGATCTATTCAGTGCTGATGATCCCGCTGTTCTACAGTGCGGAAAACATCCTGCTCTATGCCGGCCAGAAGCCAGAAGTCGCAGCCCTTGCCGGCAGTTATCTGAAGATCGCGCAATGGGGCATAGGTCCGGCGCTGCTGTTCATGACGCTGCGCGGCCTCGTCAGCGCGCATGGCCGGGCCGGCATCGTGCTCTATGTCACGATCACCATCCTGACGATCAATGCCGTCCTGGCCTATGGCCTGGTGCTCGGCCATTTCGGCCTCCCGGCCCTGGGCATGGACGGGGCGGCTATCGCCTCCGTCGTCGTCAACGTGCTGAGCTTCCTGCTCATCACCGCCTATATCCAGTCGCGCGCCGACATGCGCCGCTACGAACTCTTCGTGCGCTTCTGGCGGCCGGACTGGCAGGCCTTTCGCGAGGTCCTCCATCTCGGCCTGCCGATCGGTCTCACCATGCTGGCAGAGGTCAGCCTCTTCACCGGGGCCTCGCTGCTGATGGGCAACATCGGCACGCTGGAGCTTGCCGCCCACGGCATCGCGCTGCAGCTCGCCTCCGTCGCCTTCATGATCCCGCTCGGACTGGCGCAGGCCGGCACCGTGCGTGTCGGCGTGGCGCATGGCCGGGGTGATCATCTCGGCATCGTGCGTGCCGCCTGGGCCGTGCTCATCGTCGCCGCGATCATCGCGGTCGGCGGCGGCGTTCTCTTCGCTGCCATTCCGACGACGCTCGCCTCGATCTTCCTCGACAAGGCAGGTAAGGATTCGGCCGCAGTGCTCGCCATCGCCGGCCCCTTCGTGGTGATCGCCGGCGTCTTCCAGCTCGTCGATGGCTTGCAGGCGATTGCCGCCGGCCTGCTGCGCGGCCTGAAGGATACCCGCATCCCGATGATCCTAGCGCTGATCTCCTACTGGCCGATCGGCTTTCTTGCCGCCTGGTTCTTCGCCTTCCCGGCCGGCTTCGGCGGTATCGGCGTGTGGTTCGGCTTCCTCGCCGGCCTCGCTGCCGCCTCCGTGCTGCTCAACTGGCGCTTCTACCGGCTGGTGCGACAAACATCCTAA
- a CDS encoding DUF2306 domain-containing protein: MTFEPLLDAPFAVQFHVATVLPAAVLGAVLLARRKGTPAHRLLGKIWLLLMVVTSFSTFFIHDLKTVGNFSPIHLLSVYVIVGSIPAIRAARRRDIRTHRAHVAGMYFGGIVVAGLFTLVPHRVMGAMIFDGISGLASGLATAFVCVLLVAAGALAIREAGWLERFETFRRR, translated from the coding sequence ATGACCTTCGAACCTCTTCTCGACGCCCCCTTTGCCGTGCAGTTCCATGTCGCCACCGTGCTGCCGGCTGCCGTGCTGGGCGCCGTCCTGCTCGCCCGCCGGAAGGGAACGCCCGCCCACCGCCTTCTGGGGAAAATCTGGCTGCTGCTGATGGTGGTGACGAGTTTTTCGACCTTCTTCATCCATGACCTGAAGACAGTCGGAAACTTCAGCCCGATCCATCTGCTCTCGGTCTATGTCATCGTGGGCAGTATCCCCGCGATCCGCGCCGCGCGTCGCCGCGATATCCGCACGCACCGGGCCCATGTCGCCGGCATGTATTTCGGCGGCATCGTGGTCGCGGGGCTGTTCACCCTTGTGCCGCACCGCGTGATGGGCGCGATGATCTTCGATGGCATATCGGGCCTCGCAAGCGGCTTGGCCACTGCCTTCGTCTGTGTCCTGCTGGTTGCGGCCGGTGCACTTGCGATCCGCGAAGCCGGCTGGTTGGAGCGTTTCGAGACATTCCGGCGGCGCTGA
- a CDS encoding aldo/keto reductase: MKTVTLGNSGPTVSTIGLGCMGMSGMYGPADRAESIATIHAALDAGINLLDTGDFYGMGHNEMLIAEALKERRREDVVLSVKFGALRGPDGVWSGYDSRPAAIRNFLAYSLQRLGTDHIDIYRPSRLDPAVPIEETIGALADLVKAGYIRHIGLSEVGSETIRRAAAVHPISDLQIEYSLISRGIEDDILPTCRALGIPVTAYGVLSRGLISGHWQKGATAGGDFRTMSPRFQDGNVDRNLALVEELRRVAEEKGASVAQLAIAWVAAQGADIVPLVGARRRDRLTEALGSQQVSLTETDLAAIEAAMPKDAAAGERYPAAQLVHMDSERRA; the protein is encoded by the coding sequence ATGAAAACCGTAACCCTCGGCAACTCCGGCCCCACAGTGTCCACGATCGGGCTCGGCTGCATGGGCATGTCCGGCATGTATGGCCCGGCTGACCGGGCGGAAAGCATCGCCACCATCCACGCCGCACTCGACGCCGGCATCAACCTGCTCGACACCGGCGACTTCTACGGCATGGGCCACAACGAGATGCTGATTGCCGAGGCGCTGAAGGAGCGCCGCCGCGAGGATGTGGTGCTGAGCGTGAAATTCGGCGCGCTGCGCGGACCGGACGGCGTTTGGAGCGGCTACGATTCCCGCCCGGCGGCGATCCGGAACTTCCTCGCCTACTCACTGCAACGGCTCGGCACCGACCATATCGACATCTACCGCCCGTCCCGCCTCGATCCGGCCGTGCCGATCGAGGAGACCATCGGCGCCCTCGCCGACCTCGTGAAGGCCGGTTACATCCGCCATATCGGGCTTTCGGAAGTTGGCTCGGAGACGATCCGCCGCGCTGCCGCCGTGCACCCGATCTCGGATCTGCAGATCGAGTATTCGCTGATCTCGCGCGGCATCGAGGACGATATCCTGCCGACCTGCCGGGCGCTCGGCATCCCCGTCACCGCCTATGGCGTGCTGTCACGCGGCCTGATCAGCGGCCATTGGCAGAAGGGTGCGACGGCCGGCGGCGATTTCCGCACCATGAGCCCGCGCTTCCAGGACGGCAATGTGGATCGCAATCTCGCGCTCGTCGAGGAGCTGCGCCGCGTCGCCGAAGAAAAAGGCGCCAGCGTCGCCCAACTCGCCATCGCCTGGGTAGCGGCACAGGGTGCGGACATTGTGCCCCTCGTCGGCGCCCGCCGCCGCGACCGGCTGACGGAGGCGCTCGGCTCCCAGCAGGTCTCGCTCACCGAAACCGACCTCGCCGCCATCGAAGCCGCCATGCCGAAGGACGCCGCCGCCGGCGAGCGTTACCCAGCCGCTCAGCTCGTCCATATGGACAGCGAAAGGCGGGCTTAG